From the genome of Nicotiana sylvestris chromosome 2, ASM39365v2, whole genome shotgun sequence, one region includes:
- the LOC104240895 gene encoding protein LEAD-SENSITIVE 1, with the protein MPEPGSRWWTVPEMVGILSNRIQKDELKPGDHIYSWRNAYLYAHHGIYVGDGMVIHFTRGAGQEVGTGTVLDRFIFISSPSRPSDSPCPRCGDQSKAEGVMSSCLECFLYGGELYLFQYGVSPSLFIAKTRGGTCTLAPSDPPEHVLHRAEFLLQNGFGVYNIFKNNCEDFAIYCKTGLLVFTNISVGRSGQATSFLAATTAIVSSPLRFLTTSVSGLAAVGYGVYCVSRFLSDIGVRRDVTKIPVERLVVCPGSQESEPATTDASKESPGSQESEPAAAAADTLKEKES; encoded by the exons ATGCCGGAGCCGGGATCACGGTGGTGGACGGTGCCGGAGATGGTCGGAATTCTGTCAAACAGGATCCAAAAGGATGAACTCAAGCCAGGAGATCACATCTATTCATGGCGAAACGCGTACCTCTACGCTCATCACG GTATATATGTTGGCGATGGTATGGTCATCCATTTCACTCGAGGTGCAGGTCAAGAGGTTGGAACTGGAACAGTTTTAGACCGCTTCATATTCATCTCATCTCCTTCGCGCCCCTCTGACTCCCCATGTCCAAGGTGTGGTGATCAATCAAAGGCCGAAGGTGTTATGTCATCATGCCTTGAATGTTTTCTTTATGGGGGTGAACTCTATCTTTTTCAGTATGGTGTCTCCCCAAGCCTATTTATTGCTAAAACTCGAGGAGGAACATGCACTCTTGCCCCTTCTGATCCACCGGAGCACGTCCTGCACCGTGCTGAATTTCTGCTTCAGAATGGTTTTGGGGTTTACAACATTTTCAAGAACAACTGTGAGGATTTCGCTATCTACTGCAAGACCGGTTTGCTAGTCTTTACAAATATCAGTGTTGGTCGGAGTGGGCAGGCAACATCCTTTTTAGCTGCCACAACTGCTATTGTTTCATCACCACTGCGCTTTCTGACTACAAGCGTTTCTGGTCTAGCCGCTGTGGGTTATGGGGTTTACTGTGTCAGCCGGTTTCTTTCTGATATTGGAGTACGTCGTGATGTCACGAAGATCCCTGTTGAGAGACTTGTTGTATGCCCTGGCTCTCAAGAGTCTGAGCCTGCTACTACTGATGCATCAAAGGAAAGCCCTGGCTCTCAGGAGTCTGagcctgctgctgctgctgcagATACGTTAAAGGAAAAGGAGTCCTAG
- the LOC138885468 gene encoding uncharacterized protein, with protein sequence MLKLPEGNVVRQHIRTVKLTNNEAKYEAMIACLELAKSLGAKVIEAKCDSLLVVNQVNGTFKVREERMQRYLDKLQVTLHQFKEWALQHVPREQNSKAVALANL encoded by the coding sequence ATGTTGAAGCTACCAGAAGGTAATGTAGTTAGACAGCATATTAGgactgtaaaattgactaacaatgaggccaagtatgaggccatgattgcatgtCTCGAACTGGCTAAAAGCCTAGGGGCAAAAgtgatcgaagctaagtgcgACTCCCTCCTTGTGGTGAACCAAGTTAATGGGACATTTAAAGTCAGAGAGGAGCGGATGCAAAGATACCTGGATAAACTGCAGGTAACGCTACATCAGTTCAAGGAGTGGGCTCTGcaacatgtacctcgagaacagaACAGCAAAGCCGTTGCGCTTGCTAATTTATGA
- the LOC104240896 gene encoding uncharacterized protein, producing MMKELFQKRLSAFYNSLSIHKQDLWQNSDVVVIHSNQEKNSSNSQSNQFYLWLIGEELHDTTTIFTLYGIYFFSTQKNFSKIRSLCCYATLMQKIPVSVQLKAKNDEGFALIDATIRNERVIHNNKMFFDDVEDRCCPFVVGYIAGEYPKSKLFWSCINDLEPKKYKAVTVNSGIDSLINTAEKPNFDFGVFNEKEVSKSVEFAHPMRSFSPIVNVGKEKRSLKTKRDLRDKRESNLWSENDEQVFLKFLEDGNQSAPKTKENRFKVERKGSRERRSNLGSSIDKTEVLFGEGIEIKEKGESSKSMSRVNENKTDENVLLLMKNLNLSDSSSGGKQDKLRVPNIHGDQLFKFRGSWLDAKEDNSKEGNRTGDQLFKFGANRLDGKGDKAKEGGLNDDQLFTFGANRLDGNGDKLKEGNKTGDQMSKVGANRLDGESDKLKEGCKNYDQIFMFGANRVDGKGDKAKGGKSDDQLFKFGAKSLDGQEDKSKEGNKNGDQLFRFGGNWLDAKEDDKSKEGNKDGDQLFKSGEGEKDGGENRLLWIPEEEGVKNVKLLNERLADFYLSWRKYKEEQWGKADVLVIGTQSVGPLETLSRPISSSFLVWLLDHEFPETTAVFKDTGIEFLCTKESFSRLYTIGSRMTMDGIFTVSVQLKKGGEHWVDWLKKTLCQVNTALTSGENRCPLVVGCIKGESMEMEALSNSKMFEVAYVDNALTNLLEHGNFEKSESFAALQPTLRKQFQLLSLGTCSGEKTANAVSFSELAKIKSMDDKSYMSHASEEEKLLLEKKGDTSSLLLTGSSVDTKRSVEENKVFEEGNKGCLTSKVEENKMFEGDNVETSAKEDGAAENLLAEEQNMVCNPEKSNLLQEECEGRMDCTVQPTGAKDAASENSLPDDLNGSSRKDSVGSDRGDDDWTLIEKESEKQETEVAEKLSWKRWFMDKTAKSFGRKEKVSDEAPSKEDEGLLQA from the exons atgatgaaagaaTTGTTCCAAAAAAGGCTAAGTGCCTTTTACAACAGTTTGAGTATTCACAAACAAGATTTATGGCAAAACTCTGATGTTGTTGTTATCCATTCAAACCAAGAAAAAAACTCATCAAATTCTCAGTCAAATCAATTCTACTTATGGCTTATAGGTGAAGAACTTCATGATACAACTACGATTTTCACTCTCTATGGGATATATTTTTTCTCTACTCAGAAGAATTTTTCCAAGATTCGTTCTTTGTGTTGTTATGCAACTTTGATGCAGAAAATTCCTGTTTCTGTTCAATTGAAGGCTAAGAACGATGAGGGGTTTGCGTTAATTGATGCTACGATACGTAACGAGAGAGTAATTCACAACAACAAGATGTTTTTTGATGATGTTGAGGATCGTTGTTGTCCGTTTGTTGTTGGTTATATAGCAGGTGAGTATCCAAAATCTAAGCTTTTCTGGAGTTGTATTAATGATTTAGAACCTAAAAAGTATAAAGCTGTTACTGTGAATTCTGGTATTGATAGTTTGATTAATACTGCTGAAAAACCAAACTTTGATTTTGGAGTTTTTAATGAGAAAGAGGTGTCTAAATCAGTTGAATTTGCTCATCCTATGCGTAGTTTTAGTCCTATTGTGAATGTTGGCAAGGAAAAAAGAAGTTTGAAAACCAAAAGGGATTTGAGGGATAAGCGTGAGAGCAATTTGTGGAGTGAAAATGatgagcaagtgtttttgaagTTCTTGGAAGATGGGAATCAATCTGCTCCGAAAACGAAGGAAAATAGGTTTAAAGTTGAACGTAAAGGGTCGAGGGAAAGGAGGAGCAATTTGGGTTCTAGTATTGACAAAACTGAGGTCCTTTTTGGTGAGGGAATTGAAATCAAAGAGAAAGGGGAATCGAGTAAATCGATGAGCAGGGTGAATGAAAATAAAACTGATGAGAATGTTTTGCTGTTGATGAAGAATCTTAATCTGTCCGATTCTTCCTCTGGTGGAAAACAGGACAAGTTGAGGGTACCAAACATACATGGTGATCAGTTGTTTAAGTTTCGAGGAAGTTGGTTGGACGCTAAAGAAGACAATTCAAAGGAAGGAAACAGAACTGGTGATCAGCTGTTTAAGTTTGGGGCAAATAGATTGGATGGTAAAGGCGACAAGGCGAAGGAAGGAGGTTTAAATGATGATCAACTGTTCACGTTTGGAGCAAATAGATTGGATGGTAACGGCGACAagttaaaggaaggaaacaaaacTGGTGATCAGATGTCTAAGGTTGGGGCAAATAGATTGGATGGTGAAAGCGACAAGTTAAAGGAAGGATGCAAAAATTATGATCAAATCTTCATGTTTGGAGCAAATAGAGTGGATGGTAAAGGCGATAAGGCAAAAGGAGGCAAAAGTGATGATCAACTGTTCAAGTTTGGAGCAAAAAGCTTGGATGGTCAAGAGGACAAGTCAAAGGAGGGTAACAAAAATGGTGATCAGCTGTTTAGGTTTGGAGGAAATTGGCTGGATGCTAAAGAGGACGACAAGTCAAAGGAAGGAAATAAAGATGGTGATCAGCTGTTTAAGTCGGGAGAAGGTGAGAAAGATGGTGGAGAAAATAGGCTACTCTGGATCCCCGAGGAAGAAGGTGTAAAGAATGTCAAGCTTCTTAATGAAAGATTGGCAGATTTCTACTTAAGCTGGAGGAAATACAAAGAAGAGCAATGGGGAAAAGCAGATGTTTTGGTGATTGGTACTCAATCAGTGGGACCACTTGAAACCTTGTCTCGTCCCATATCCTCTAGCTTCTTAGTGTGGTTGCTTGATCATGAGTTTCCGGAAACCACAGCTGTTTTTAAAGACACTGGAATAGAATTTCTTTGCACCAAGGAAAGTTTCTCCAGGCTTTATACAATTGGAAGTCGTATGACAATGGATGGAATATTTACTGTTTCTGTCCAACTGAAGAAAGGAGGGGAACATTGGGTAGATTGGTTAAAAAAGACTTTGTGCCAGGTGAATACTGCGCTGACGTCTGGAGAAAACCGATGCCCGCTTGTTGTTGGATGTATTAAAGGGGAGTCTATGGAGATGGAGGCTCTTTCAAATTCCAAAATGTTTGAAGTTGCATATGTAGACAATGCTTTAACTAATCTGCTTGAACATGGGAATTTTGAGAAATCTGAAAGCTTTGCAGCTCTACAGCCAACTTTACGTAAGCAGTTTCAGTTGTTGTCTCTGGGGACGTGCAGTGGTGAAAAGACAGCAAACGCAGTATCATTTTCTGAGTTAGCCAAGATTAAGTCGATGGATGATAAATCTTATATGTCACATGCATCCGAAGAAGAGAAGTTATTGCTGGAGAAGAAGGGTGATACATCGTCTTTGTTGCTTACTGGTAGTAGTGTGGATACTAAACGATCTGTTGAAGAAAACAAGGTATTTGAGGAGGGCAATAAGGGATGTTTGACAAGCAAAGTAGAAGAAAACAAGATGTTCGAAGGGGACAATGTGGAAACCTCAGCCAAAGAGGACGGTGCAGCAGAAAATTTATTGGCTGAGGAACAAAATATGGTATGTAACCCTGAAAAGAGTAATTTATTGCAAGAGGAGTGTGAAGGAAGAATGGATTGCACTGTCCAGCCAACTGGTGCAAAGGATGCTGCATCAGAAAATTCTTTACCAGATGATCTCAATGGCAGCTCGAGGAAGGACTCTGTTGGTTCTGATCGCGGAGATGATGATTGGACATTAATTGAGAAGGAATCTGAAAAGCAAGAAACAGAAGTAGCTGAGAAATTAAGCTGGAAAAG GTGGTTCATGGATAAAACTGCAAAATCATTTGGTCGTAAAGAAAAGGTGTCTGATGAAGCACCATCAAAGGAGGATGAAGGGCTACTTCAGGCATAG